ATGCACATGCGGGTGGCCGAATCACTCCAGTCCGTGAAGCCCGCTTTACCGAGCGCGCGAACCTGGAATGCGTAGATCGCGCCGGGCGTCAGGCCGTCGAACTCCACGGCTTTCTTTGTGGAGGTCATGGTGACTTCGGTCCAGTTGCCGGGGAGCCCGTTTATCAGCGCGGCACTACGCAAAAAGTAACAGTGCGCCTCGGCAACGGAAGAGATCTCAATCAGAAGCTGACCGGTGACGCCCTGGTCGACGGAATTCACGACGGGCTGCGGCAGCGGTTGCGGCACGGATTTCGCACGTGGCGGAGCCAGCACGAAACCACTCGATGCGACGATGGCCGGATCGCCCTCGGCAATCTTCAGCACGTATGCGGAGAGTAATTCCAGGTCCTGCTCCACCACACGACGGTCCTTTTTACGTTGCGCAATGTCTTTCTTGGCCCCGTCGTTTGCCGCCGCGGCCGACACGGTCAGGTTATCCAGATCCTGCTTCAGAATCGCCAATGGAAGCGA
The Terriglobia bacterium genome window above contains:
- a CDS encoding fibronectin type III domain-containing protein — protein: MATTSDIPKLTIAHRFSRTKDADVLSRGYTVFTDMGVEVNVFTTPSLPLAILKQDLDNLTVSAAAANDGAKKDIAQRKKDRRVVEQDLELLSAYVLKIAEGDPAIVASSGFVLAPPRAKSVPQPLPQPVVNSVDQGVTGQLLIEISSVAEAHCYFLRSAALINGLPGNWTEVTMTSTKKAVEFDGLTPGAIYAFQVRALGKAGFTDWSDSATRMCI